A stretch of Pygocentrus nattereri isolate fPygNat1 chromosome 8, fPygNat1.pri, whole genome shotgun sequence DNA encodes these proteins:
- the si:ch73-22a13.3 gene encoding inositol-trisphosphate 3-kinase A, with protein sequence MKGLEFLLRNMSTSTNKHDEDDAGRSTELQNDESLRNKVREEEKRNMFAIAPSYPINRGNNIMKEPFVKGRRSKPKLVSAQAVLSSRLEPESIQEEPLMNLEIVQDGEPSAVLDCSKNNVSKDRKFTVEERWEESVKETGKERNTEEKALSTESGAVSRKSMWKAGQRERWRGKRRERLGGSVEDLAQENDIIEKEMNRRIQWRDAGNHWGSKERRDEESEKEDGLEERRQGSMEGDPEARGTMSQHVFSRVFAHSFASSSSSSSSSFNCSSAESDEVFSEGEEMAKRKNVRRCRSWRTFLTMMQWSKRRQSSWIQLAGHQGNIQLGEGGEVLKRFSEVEDSCLQALMSDPLRRFVPQYYGHISRNGEHYIRLEDLLSGLKQPVIMDCKMGIRTYQEEEIVKARTKASLRTDMYQKMVKVDPTAPTEEEHEQKGVTKLRYMQWRDSTSSTAALGFRVEGIMTENGIVLKDFNKTQTKAQVTETLLFFTKKQVHILKAYQSRLEALKETLKKSAFFNSHEVIGGSLLFVHDHTSKANIWMIDFGKTIPTPENICLKHDVPWVEGNHEDGYLIGLDSLISLLSEAIKEATGENTKTQNPQTDHKETERINQPQSELHKPQSDLLKETTSSNHLD encoded by the exons ATGAAAGGCTTGGAGTTTCTGTTGAGAAATATGAGCACATCTACAAACAAGCATGATGAAGATGACGCAGGAAGGTCCACTGAGCTTCAGAATGATGAAAGTTTGAGAAACAAggtgagagaagaggagaaaagaaatatGTTTGCAATTGCTCCTTCTTATCCAATAAACAGAGGGAACAACATAATGAAGGAACCATTTGTCAAGGGACGAAGGTCCAAGCCCAAACTAGTGTCGGCTCAGGCTGTGCTTTCATCCAGACTGGAGCCAGAGTCCATTCAGGAGGAACCGCTAATGAATCTAGAAATTGTACAGGATGGGGAGCCCAGTGCTGTTCTAGACTGCTCTAAAAACAATGTTAGCAAAGACAGAAAGTTCACAGTTGAAGAAAGATGGGAAGAGTCAGTAAAAGAAACtggtaaagaaagaaatactgaAGAAAAGGCTTTATCAACAGAGAGTGGAGCAGTGTCCAGGAAGAGCATGTGGAAAGctggacagagggagagatggaggggaaagagaagagaaaggctAGGAGGCAGCGTGGAGGACCTAGCGCAGGAAAATGACATTATTGAGAAAGAAATGAACCGTAGAATTCAATGGCGAGATGCAGGAAATCACTGGGGGTCCAAAGAAAGACGAGACGAGGAGTCTGAAAAGGAGGACGGGCTGGAAGAAAGAAGACAAGGGAGCATGGAGGGAGATCCAGAGGCAAGAGGAACCATGTCACAACATGTTTTCTCCAGGGTCTTTGCTCACTCCTTTGCCTCGTCGTCttcttcctcatcttcatcCTTCAACTGTTCCTCAGCAGAAAGTGATGAAGTGTTCAGCGAGGGAGAGGAGATGGCCAAGAGGAAGAACGTGAGGAGG tGTCGATCCTGGAGGACATTCCTGACCATGATGCAGTGGTCAAAGCGTAGACAGAGCTCCTGGATTCAGCTGGCTGGACACCAAG GTAACATCCAGCTGGGTGAAGGTGGGGAAGTGTTAAAGAGATTCAGCGAAGTAGAGGACAGCTGTCTGCAGGCACTCATGTCAGACCCCCTCCGCCGATTCGTGCCTCAGTATTATGGGCACATCAGCAGGAATGGAGAGCATTACATCCGTCTGGAGGACCTGCTGAGTGGCCTCAAGCAGCCAGTCATCATGGACTGCAAAATGGGGATCCG TACATATCAGGAGGAGGAGATTGTTAAAGCCAGGACCAAAGCAAGTTTGAGGACTGATATGTACCAGAAGATGGTGAAAGTAGACCCTACAGCTCCCACAGAGGAGGAACACGAGCAGAAAGGTGTAACCAAGTTGCGCTACATGCAGTGGAGGGAcagcaccagcagcactgcagcactGGGGTTCCGCGTAGAAGGCATTATG ACGGAGAATGGGATTGTACTAAAggattttaataaaacacaaaccaaaGCACAAGTCACTGAGACTCTGTTATTCTTTACCAAGAAGCAGGTTCATATTCTA AAGGCCTATCAATCCAGACTAGAGGCCCTGAAAGAGACATTAAAGAAATCTGCCTTTTTCAACAGCCACGAG GTCATAGGAGGCTCTCTCCTTTTTGTACATGATCACACCAGCAAGGCCAACATATGGATGATTGATTTTGGGAAGACCATACCCACACCTGAAAACATATGTCTGAAACACGATGTGCCATGGGTCGAGGGGAATCATGAGGATGGCTACCTCATTGGTCTGGACTCCCTAATCTCTCTGTTGAGTGAGGCCATCAAGGAAGCTACAGGTGAAAACACGAAGACCCAAAACCCACAGACTGACCacaaggagacagagagaattaATCAACCCCAGTCTGAGCTACACAAGCCACAATCGGACTTGTTAAAGGAAACTACAAGTAGCAATCACCTTGACTGA
- the bscl2l gene encoding BSCL2 lipid droplet biogenesis associated, seipin, like isoform X2, with translation MSSEMEDMDSEGPTIQELGTHFSGLLIHIQERLTILYRRIQKRVLQTAVFVCVLLLLLWVAIFLYGSFYYSFMPTANFITPVHFYYRTDCTSPHHSICSFPMANFSLRRNSKKQVMTYGQPYQITLELEMPESPANEQLGMFLVKMYCYSYEGQIIDTAARSTMLHYRSSLLQSLNTLMFSPLLMMGAAEQKQYILVELYSSYIDNSYKPTVGAVIEIHSQQVQIYKAQVYIHAHFSGIRYILYHFPMASAVVGVLSNFIFLSVLILISYLQVTLGGIWPNQQVGKWNKERQGRADIPEPTDQYKRNIHPEDNSIVTKTHLLDASVMGPSDINAYSSGKIEESILDTEVEDNVETNGSRGLAEEQHVSEAQNEETYLKLRFLSEGLPDVSTDPTDQAYYRAGTCLSS, from the exons ATGAGTTCAGAGATGGAGGACATGGACAGCGAAGGCCCCACCATTCAGGAATTGGGGACCCATTTTAGTGGTCTCCTGATTCACATCCAAGAAAGGCTGACCATTCTGTACAGGAGGATCCAAAAGAGAGTCCTGCAGactgctgtttttgtgtgtgttcttctgcttcttctctgGGTGGCCATCTTCCTTTATGGCAGTTTCTACTACTCCTTCATGCCCACTGCCAACTTCATCACTCCTGTCCACTTCTATTATAG AACTGACTGTACCTCTCCCCACCACTCCATCTGCTCCTTCCCCATGGCTAATTTTTCTCTGCGTAGGAACAGCAAGAAACAG GTGATGACATATGGGCAGCCCTATCAGATCACACTGGAGCTGGAAATGCCTGAGTCTCCAGCCAATGAGCAGTTGGGAATGTTCTTGGTGAAGATGTACTGCTACTCCTATGAGGGACAGATAATTGACACCGCTGCACGCTCT ACCATGCTGCACTATCGCTCTAGTCTGCTGCAGTCTCTGAACACTCTGATGTTCTCTCCTCTTCTGATGATGGGAGCAGCTGAGCAGAAGCAGTACATCCTGGTGGAGCTTTACTCTTCTTACATAGATAACTCT TATAAGCCCACTGTTGGAGCAGTTATAGAAATCCACTCTCAGCAAGTTCAGATCTACAAAGCTCAGGTGTACATCCATGCTCACTTCTCCGGCATaag GTACATCCTCTATCACTTCCCTATGGCTTCAGCTGTTGTGGGCGTGTTGAGTAACTTCATCTTCCTCAGTGTGCTCATCCTCATCAGCTACCTTCAGGTCACCCTGGGTGGCATATGGCCAAATCAACAG GTTGGAAAATGgaataaagagagacaggggagagcAGATATTCCTGAACCCACAGATCAGTATAAAAGAAATATACACCCTGAGGACAACAGCATAG TCACAAAGACACATTTGTTGGATGCATCTGTAATGGGACCCAGTGACATCAATGCTTACAGTTCTGGCAAGATTGAAGAGTCTATTCTGGATACAGAGGTGGAGGACAACGTGGAGACAAATGGCTCTAGAGGCCTTGCTGAAGAACAGCATGTATCTGAGGCACAGAATGAGGAAACTTATTTGAAGCTTAGATTTCTGTCTGAGGGGCTGCCAGATGTGTCCACTGATCCTACAGACCAGGCCTATTACCGTGCTGGAACCTGTCTGAGCTCCTAG
- the bscl2l gene encoding BSCL2 lipid droplet biogenesis associated, seipin, like isoform X1, translated as MSSEMEDMDSEGPTIQELGTHFSGLLIHIQERLTILYRRIQKRVLQTAVFVCVLLLLLWVAIFLYGSFYYSFMPTANFITPVHFYYSRTDCTSPHHSICSFPMANFSLRRNSKKQVMTYGQPYQITLELEMPESPANEQLGMFLVKMYCYSYEGQIIDTAARSTMLHYRSSLLQSLNTLMFSPLLMMGAAEQKQYILVELYSSYIDNSYKPTVGAVIEIHSQQVQIYKAQVYIHAHFSGIRYILYHFPMASAVVGVLSNFIFLSVLILISYLQVTLGGIWPNQQVGKWNKERQGRADIPEPTDQYKRNIHPEDNSIVTKTHLLDASVMGPSDINAYSSGKIEESILDTEVEDNVETNGSRGLAEEQHVSEAQNEETYLKLRFLSEGLPDVSTDPTDQAYYRAGTCLSS; from the exons ATGAGTTCAGAGATGGAGGACATGGACAGCGAAGGCCCCACCATTCAGGAATTGGGGACCCATTTTAGTGGTCTCCTGATTCACATCCAAGAAAGGCTGACCATTCTGTACAGGAGGATCCAAAAGAGAGTCCTGCAGactgctgtttttgtgtgtgttcttctgcttcttctctgGGTGGCCATCTTCCTTTATGGCAGTTTCTACTACTCCTTCATGCCCACTGCCAACTTCATCACTCCTGTCCACTTCTATTATAG CAGAACTGACTGTACCTCTCCCCACCACTCCATCTGCTCCTTCCCCATGGCTAATTTTTCTCTGCGTAGGAACAGCAAGAAACAG GTGATGACATATGGGCAGCCCTATCAGATCACACTGGAGCTGGAAATGCCTGAGTCTCCAGCCAATGAGCAGTTGGGAATGTTCTTGGTGAAGATGTACTGCTACTCCTATGAGGGACAGATAATTGACACCGCTGCACGCTCT ACCATGCTGCACTATCGCTCTAGTCTGCTGCAGTCTCTGAACACTCTGATGTTCTCTCCTCTTCTGATGATGGGAGCAGCTGAGCAGAAGCAGTACATCCTGGTGGAGCTTTACTCTTCTTACATAGATAACTCT TATAAGCCCACTGTTGGAGCAGTTATAGAAATCCACTCTCAGCAAGTTCAGATCTACAAAGCTCAGGTGTACATCCATGCTCACTTCTCCGGCATaag GTACATCCTCTATCACTTCCCTATGGCTTCAGCTGTTGTGGGCGTGTTGAGTAACTTCATCTTCCTCAGTGTGCTCATCCTCATCAGCTACCTTCAGGTCACCCTGGGTGGCATATGGCCAAATCAACAG GTTGGAAAATGgaataaagagagacaggggagagcAGATATTCCTGAACCCACAGATCAGTATAAAAGAAATATACACCCTGAGGACAACAGCATAG TCACAAAGACACATTTGTTGGATGCATCTGTAATGGGACCCAGTGACATCAATGCTTACAGTTCTGGCAAGATTGAAGAGTCTATTCTGGATACAGAGGTGGAGGACAACGTGGAGACAAATGGCTCTAGAGGCCTTGCTGAAGAACAGCATGTATCTGAGGCACAGAATGAGGAAACTTATTTGAAGCTTAGATTTCTGTCTGAGGGGCTGCCAGATGTGTCCACTGATCCTACAGACCAGGCCTATTACCGTGCTGGAACCTGTCTGAGCTCCTAG